A single window of Syntrophotalea acetylenica DNA harbors:
- a CDS encoding V-type ATP synthase subunit B — MKKLYQHIVNISGNVITVKAPNVAYGSLAEVVSPGGSSLGQVIRLEGDMVSLQVFAGSRGITTDSLVRFLGRSMRVSASNGLLGRVFNGSGLPRDNRPPLQDNEIEIGGPSVNPSKRIVPKNMIRTGLPMIDVFNTLVESQKLPIFSSAGEPYNALLARIAMQAEVDIILVGGMGLKHDDYLFLRHTLEEHGALSRSVLFIHTASDPIVECMLVPDMTLAVAEHFAVNENKRVLVLLTDMTNFCDAMKEISITMEQIPANRGYPGDLYSQLASRYEKAVDFDGAGSVTVLAVTTMPGDDVTHPVPDNTGYITEGQFYLKNGRIEPFGSLSRLKQQVNGATRADHRALMDTMIRLYADCRETQEKQAMGFRMSEWDSKLLKYGKLFESRMMDLAVNIPLEQALDTGWEILAACFDPAETDIKSELVSTFWPKRTGGRAADKG; from the coding sequence ATGAAAAAGCTCTACCAGCATATCGTCAACATCAGCGGCAACGTCATCACCGTAAAGGCTCCCAATGTAGCCTATGGTTCTCTGGCGGAAGTCGTCAGTCCGGGCGGCAGCTCGCTTGGTCAGGTCATCCGGCTGGAGGGCGACATGGTGTCGCTGCAGGTTTTCGCCGGCAGCCGCGGCATTACCACCGACAGTCTGGTACGGTTTCTTGGCCGGTCGATGCGCGTATCCGCCTCCAATGGCCTGCTCGGTCGGGTGTTCAACGGCTCGGGACTGCCGCGTGACAACCGTCCGCCCCTGCAGGACAACGAAATCGAGATCGGCGGCCCTTCGGTCAATCCGTCCAAACGCATCGTGCCGAAAAACATGATCCGTACCGGCCTGCCGATGATCGATGTTTTCAATACTCTGGTAGAAAGCCAGAAACTGCCGATTTTTTCGTCTGCCGGCGAGCCTTACAATGCGCTTCTGGCGCGCATCGCCATGCAGGCCGAGGTGGATATCATACTGGTTGGCGGCATGGGTCTCAAGCACGATGACTACCTGTTTTTACGCCATACCCTGGAAGAACACGGCGCCCTGTCCCGATCGGTGCTGTTTATCCACACCGCCTCCGACCCTATCGTGGAGTGCATGCTGGTGCCGGATATGACCCTGGCCGTCGCCGAGCATTTCGCCGTCAACGAAAACAAACGGGTGCTGGTGCTGTTGACCGACATGACCAATTTCTGCGACGCCATGAAGGAAATCTCGATTACCATGGAGCAGATTCCCGCCAACCGAGGCTATCCCGGTGATCTGTACAGCCAGTTGGCTTCGCGTTATGAAAAAGCCGTCGATTTTGATGGCGCCGGTTCGGTTACCGTACTGGCCGTAACCACCATGCCCGGCGACGATGTCACCCACCCGGTGCCGGACAACACCGGCTACATCACGGAGGGGCAATTTTATCTGAAAAACGGGCGTATTGAACCCTTCGGTTCCCTCAGCCGACTCAAACAGCAGGTCAACGGTGCGACTCGCGCCGACCATCGCGCCCTGATGGACACCATGATCCGCCTGTATGCCGACTGCCGCGAAACCCAGGAGAAGCAGGCCATGGGCTTCCGCATGTCGGAATGGGACAGCAAACTGCTGAAGTATGGGAAGCTGTTCGAAAGCCGCATGATGGATCTGGCGGTAAACATTCCGCTGGAACAGGCTCTCGATACGGGATGGGAAATCCTGGCGGCCTGTTTCGATCCCGCGGAGACCGATATCAAATCCGAGCTTGTATCGACCTTCTGGCCGAAACGGACTGGCGGACGGGCCGCGGATAAAGGGTGA
- the mnhG gene encoding monovalent cation/H(+) antiporter subunit G yields MLWITGFLLVAGIFFFAVGVVGVLRFPDFYTRLHAAGKCDSLAAVLVIAGVALYNLVDFSPANLLVSLKILAIAAFVFVASPTATHAVTEAALIIGMEPWTKKDEPQ; encoded by the coding sequence GTGCTCTGGATCACGGGTTTTCTGCTTGTCGCCGGCATCTTTTTCTTTGCCGTGGGGGTAGTCGGGGTGTTGCGTTTTCCTGATTTCTACACCCGGCTGCACGCGGCGGGCAAATGCGATTCCCTGGCTGCTGTGCTGGTGATTGCCGGCGTCGCTCTGTACAACCTGGTCGACTTTTCGCCGGCCAATCTGCTGGTAAGCCTCAAGATTCTGGCTATTGCGGCCTTCGTGTTCGTCGCCAGCCCTACCGCCACCCACGCGGTCACCGAGGCGGCTCTGATTATCGGCATGGAGCCCTGGACCAAAAAGGATGAACCGCAATGA
- a CDS encoding DUF3106 domain-containing protein has translation MKNTWCYILLVAGLLMAPISKVWARQAWPQDAPSAFLVADDGRRWEDLTPEQRRQLKGRYRQYKEMAPDEQQRLRQRYDQYQDLPPAERERLKQRMERWQRLPEDKRQEIKQRYQRYRQLPPEKQQELRKQWREQKKLPPSSGTNATNSRIRSITGTVNGKRWPVIFKKRPCARAGAFFV, from the coding sequence ATGAAAAACACATGGTGCTATATCCTGCTTGTGGCAGGATTGCTAATGGCCCCCATCAGCAAGGTCTGGGCACGGCAAGCCTGGCCTCAGGATGCGCCGTCGGCCTTTCTGGTGGCTGACGACGGCAGGCGTTGGGAGGATCTGACCCCGGAGCAGCGCCGGCAGTTGAAGGGCCGCTATCGCCAATACAAGGAAATGGCGCCGGATGAGCAGCAGCGCCTGCGGCAGAGGTACGACCAGTATCAGGACCTCCCCCCCGCCGAGCGCGAGCGTCTCAAGCAACGCATGGAGCGCTGGCAGAGACTTCCGGAAGATAAACGACAGGAAATCAAACAGCGCTATCAACGCTATCGTCAGTTGCCACCCGAAAAACAGCAGGAACTTCGAAAACAGTGGCGGGAACAGAAGAAACTCCCCCCGAGCAGCGGGACAAACGCCACAAACAGCCGCATCAGGAGTATTACCGGGACAGTCAACGGTAAACGATGGCCTGTCATTTTCAAAAAACGCCCCTGTGCGCGTGCAGGGGCGTTTTTTGTCTAA
- a CDS encoding carbon-nitrogen family hydrolase produces MVGRMKVAAVQFDIVTGQIERNLEAVLAALQRLRRHKVCLTVLPEMWSSGFDYRSLGQLAQKTPEVLETIARHPAALDMVVVGSLPEYCDGDVYNTTFVLDRGRIAGRYRKLHLFSPMCENRYMRAGNTALVVETAAGRIGVAICYDLRFPELFRRLSLDGADLICLSAQWPRPRQDHWQTLIKARAIENQVFMVAANNCGMQGKLDFFGNSMIVSPRGEVAAEGGDKPCEILAEIDGEAQQAYRQAIPAWKDRRPDVYGVLT; encoded by the coding sequence ATGGTCGGCAGAATGAAAGTTGCAGCCGTTCAATTCGATATCGTCACAGGGCAGATTGAGCGGAATCTGGAAGCCGTCCTTGCCGCCTTGCAGCGGTTGCGGCGCCATAAGGTTTGCTTGACGGTATTGCCGGAAATGTGGAGCAGCGGTTTCGATTACCGGTCGCTGGGGCAACTGGCGCAAAAAACCCCCGAGGTGCTGGAGACGATTGCGCGACACCCGGCGGCTCTCGACATGGTTGTGGTCGGCAGCCTGCCGGAATATTGCGACGGAGATGTCTACAACACCACCTTTGTGCTGGACCGGGGGCGGATTGCAGGTCGTTACCGCAAGTTGCATCTGTTTTCGCCGATGTGCGAAAACCGCTATATGCGCGCCGGCAACACTGCTTTGGTGGTGGAAACGGCCGCAGGCCGCATCGGCGTGGCCATATGCTACGATTTGCGTTTCCCCGAACTGTTCCGGCGCCTGAGCCTGGATGGCGCCGACCTGATCTGCCTCTCGGCGCAGTGGCCCAGGCCGCGCCAGGATCACTGGCAAACCCTGATAAAGGCACGGGCCATTGAAAACCAGGTATTCATGGTAGCGGCCAACAACTGCGGCATGCAGGGCAAACTCGATTTTTTCGGAAACAGCATGATCGTATCGCCGCGCGGCGAAGTAGCGGCCGAGGGTGGAGATAAGCCTTGTGAAATTCTTGCGGAAATCGACGGAGAGGCGCAGCAGGCCTACCGGCAGGCGATTCCGGCCTGGAAGGATCGCCGCCCCGATGTCTATGGAGTGTTGACCTGA
- the trxB gene encoding thioredoxin-disulfide reductase produces MQDTLYDVLIIGGGPAGLTAGLYASRADLKTVLIESMMVGGQVITTTKIENYPGFPGGVDGPELMQRFHEHCQEFGLHIVQGQAQALRDRGASKEVTVDDKILQARAVIVATGAEPRKLGIPGENELVGRGVSYCATCDGAFFRNVPVAVIGGGDTAAEEALFLSRFASRVYLVHRRDALRATRILQERIFANDKIEVVWDSLPVQVLSNDRGVSGLEIRNKNSGETRTLDLEGVFFAIGVIPKAHFLADVLELNKDGYIMTDANCGTSMPGVFAAGDVRNKMLKQIATAVGDGAVAAIAAEKFLDEQKK; encoded by the coding sequence ATGCAGGATACCCTTTATGATGTGTTGATTATCGGAGGCGGTCCGGCCGGTCTTACCGCAGGCCTGTATGCCTCCCGTGCCGACCTGAAAACAGTATTGATCGAAAGCATGATGGTCGGCGGACAGGTCATTACGACCACCAAGATTGAGAACTATCCCGGATTTCCCGGCGGTGTTGACGGCCCTGAACTGATGCAGCGATTTCATGAACACTGCCAGGAATTCGGCTTGCACATCGTGCAGGGACAGGCGCAGGCACTGCGTGACAGGGGGGCAAGCAAGGAAGTAACGGTCGATGACAAAATCCTGCAGGCGCGTGCCGTGATTGTGGCCACCGGCGCCGAACCGCGCAAGCTCGGAATCCCCGGAGAAAACGAACTGGTCGGACGAGGCGTGTCCTATTGTGCCACCTGCGACGGCGCATTTTTCCGCAATGTGCCGGTAGCGGTGATCGGTGGCGGTGATACTGCCGCGGAGGAAGCCCTGTTTTTAAGCCGCTTCGCTTCCAGAGTCTATCTTGTCCACCGCCGCGATGCCCTGCGGGCGACCCGCATCCTGCAGGAGCGCATCTTTGCCAACGACAAGATCGAAGTTGTCTGGGACAGCCTCCCGGTGCAGGTTCTGAGCAACGACCGCGGTGTTTCCGGACTGGAAATCCGCAACAAAAATTCAGGCGAGACCCGCACGCTGGATCTCGAAGGGGTGTTTTTCGCCATCGGGGTGATCCCCAAGGCCCATTTCCTCGCCGATGTCCTTGAACTTAACAAGGACGGTTACATCATGACCGATGCGAACTGTGGCACCTCCATGCCCGGCGTCTTCGCCGCCGGAGATGTACGCAACAAGATGCTCAAGCAGATCGCAACCGCTGTCGGAGACGGAGCGGTGGCCGCCATTGCCGCGGAAAAATTTCTCGACGAACAGAAAAAATAA
- a CDS encoding monovalent cation/H+ antiporter complex subunit F, translating into MMEYLFLGCGIVLLLLMALCLVRVVGGPTVFDRILGGNVIGTKTTVLLLIIGVLYRNVAMFVDIAIAYALLNFIATLGAAKYFLRRKHMPGD; encoded by the coding sequence ATGATGGAATATCTTTTTTTAGGCTGCGGCATCGTCCTGCTTTTGCTGATGGCCCTTTGTCTGGTGCGGGTCGTTGGCGGGCCCACGGTTTTCGACCGCATTCTCGGCGGCAACGTTATCGGCACCAAAACCACGGTTTTGCTGCTTATTATCGGCGTGCTCTACCGCAATGTTGCGATGTTTGTAGATATCGCCATCGCCTATGCCCTGCTTAATTTCATCGCCACCCTTGGTGCGGCCAAATATTTTCTGCGCCGTAAGCACATGCCGGGTGACTAG
- a CDS encoding HrpE/YscL family type III secretion apparatus protein — MAEELDAFLSRIHDQGIRQAEQEAEKILAEARARAEHTVKHAELKAEKILAQAEKDASLMVSHGRTTLKQAARDVLLGLRQQMQERMQTVVRTFVGQVLDTEKTAEILSDLIREYVKTNGNVADINALVPPGQIETLEKTLRAAVAESFQGNIDIQPLPSLSQGFKLHIQDHQVTFDFSDEALAEALGTLLQPQLNALIRD, encoded by the coding sequence ATGGCCGAAGAACTCGACGCTTTTTTGTCCCGTATCCATGATCAGGGCATCCGCCAGGCCGAGCAGGAGGCGGAAAAGATTCTGGCCGAAGCCCGTGCCAGGGCCGAGCATACCGTAAAACATGCGGAATTGAAGGCGGAGAAAATCCTTGCGCAGGCCGAAAAAGACGCGAGCCTGATGGTCTCTCACGGCAGGACCACCCTCAAGCAGGCGGCTCGCGATGTGCTTCTGGGGCTGCGCCAGCAGATGCAGGAGCGGATGCAGACGGTCGTCAGGACGTTCGTCGGTCAGGTTCTCGATACGGAGAAAACTGCCGAAATTTTAAGCGATCTGATCCGGGAGTATGTCAAAACAAACGGCAATGTGGCCGATATCAATGCCCTTGTGCCGCCCGGGCAGATCGAGACCCTGGAAAAAACCTTGCGAGCGGCGGTCGCTGAAAGTTTTCAGGGAAACATCGACATCCAGCCTCTGCCTTCCTTGTCGCAGGGATTCAAGCTGCATATCCAGGATCACCAGGTGACTTTCGATTTCAGTGACGAAGCGCTGGCGGAGGCTCTTGGCACACTGCTGCAACCGCAGCTCAACGCCCTGATACGCGACTAG
- a CDS encoding V-type ATP synthase subunit K (produces ATP from ADP in the presence of a proton gradient across the membrane; the K subunit is a nonenzymatic component which binds the dimeric form by interacting with the G and E subunits), which yields MSPEIALSLANSGAAAAFALAAIGSALGTGAAAMAAIGAWKKCYAQSKAAPFLLVAFVGAPLSQTIYGMILMNTIKGAAGSTPGNWPASLFAGILGGIAMGLSSWLQGRAGAGASDALAETGQGFGNYLMALGVIETVALFVMVFIGGSL from the coding sequence ATGAGTCCAGAAATCGCTCTTTCCCTCGCAAATTCCGGCGCAGCAGCGGCTTTTGCACTGGCTGCCATCGGTTCGGCGCTGGGCACCGGGGCCGCCGCCATGGCCGCCATCGGAGCCTGGAAGAAGTGCTATGCGCAAAGCAAGGCCGCCCCGTTTTTGCTGGTCGCCTTTGTCGGCGCTCCTCTGTCGCAAACCATTTACGGCATGATTCTGATGAATACCATCAAGGGTGCCGCCGGTTCCACGCCCGGCAATTGGCCAGCCAGCCTGTTCGCCGGCATTCTGGGCGGCATTGCAATGGGCCTGTCATCCTGGCTGCAGGGTCGCGCCGGTGCCGGCGCTTCGGATGCCCTGGCGGAAACCGGGCAAGGATTCGGCAATTACCTCATGGCCCTCGGCGTTATCGAGACCGTGGCGCTGTTCGTGATGGTGTTTATCGGCGGATCTCTGTAA
- a CDS encoding YifB family Mg chelatase-like AAA ATPase — protein MLAKILSGALLGIDAYPVEVEVDISQGLPQFATVGLPEGAVKESKDRVKSAIKNSGYEFPVRRITINLAPAGIKKDGAAFDLPMAIGILTATGVIRERREAPLAFLGELSLDGRIKPVRGALPVAVAARQWSVSGLVLPEENAREGAIVDGVPIYGVRDLGQLVDFLNGAQPLEPCQVDVDALFTRDSMPDVDFAEVRGQEHVKRAMEVAAAGQHNLLMMGPPGSGKTMLARRLPSILSTQSFDEALETTKIHSIMGLLPGQDALVACRPFRSPHHTISDAGLIGGGTVPRPGEVSLAHNGVLFLDELLEFKKNVLEMLRQPLEDGQVTISRAATTLTYPARFMLVAATNPCPCGYLGDSLQSCSCTPQMIQRYRSRLSGPLLDRIDLHVEVPRIPHRDLSNPADAESSAAIRARVDAARELQRQRFAGSDIVCNAHMTSRQLRRFCRLDDPGRQLMEMVTDRLGYSARTYTRILKVARTIADLAGQEQIRREHLAEAIQYRSLDRKTF, from the coding sequence ATGCTTGCCAAGATTCTGTCCGGCGCCCTGCTCGGCATCGACGCCTATCCGGTCGAGGTGGAAGTCGATATCAGCCAGGGGTTGCCGCAATTCGCCACCGTCGGCCTGCCCGAGGGAGCCGTCAAGGAGAGCAAAGACCGGGTCAAATCGGCTATCAAGAATTCCGGCTACGAATTTCCGGTACGCCGCATCACCATCAATCTGGCCCCGGCCGGTATCAAGAAGGACGGGGCGGCCTTCGATCTGCCCATGGCCATCGGCATCCTCACCGCTACCGGGGTGATCCGGGAGCGTCGGGAGGCACCACTGGCATTCCTTGGTGAATTGTCCCTTGACGGGCGCATAAAACCGGTGCGTGGCGCCCTGCCGGTGGCGGTGGCGGCGCGGCAATGGTCCGTCTCCGGGCTGGTGCTGCCGGAAGAAAACGCCCGCGAAGGCGCCATCGTCGATGGCGTGCCGATATACGGGGTGCGCGACCTGGGTCAGCTGGTTGATTTTCTCAACGGAGCCCAACCCCTGGAGCCCTGCCAGGTCGATGTCGACGCCCTGTTCACCCGCGACAGTATGCCGGATGTCGATTTCGCTGAAGTGCGCGGCCAGGAGCACGTTAAACGCGCCATGGAAGTGGCAGCGGCCGGACAGCACAATCTGCTGATGATGGGACCGCCTGGCAGCGGCAAAACCATGCTGGCGCGACGCCTGCCATCGATTCTTTCCACCCAGAGTTTTGACGAAGCCCTGGAAACCACCAAAATTCATTCGATCATGGGGCTGCTGCCGGGACAGGACGCGCTGGTCGCCTGCCGCCCCTTCCGCAGCCCTCACCATACCATTTCCGATGCCGGTCTGATCGGCGGCGGCACGGTGCCGCGACCGGGCGAGGTCTCGCTGGCCCACAACGGCGTGCTGTTTCTCGACGAACTGCTCGAATTCAAGAAAAACGTGCTGGAAATGCTGCGTCAGCCGCTGGAGGACGGCCAGGTCACCATCAGCCGCGCCGCCACCACCCTGACCTATCCGGCCCGCTTCATGCTGGTGGCAGCCACCAATCCCTGTCCCTGCGGCTATCTCGGCGACAGCCTGCAGTCATGCAGCTGCACACCGCAGATGATTCAGCGTTACCGTTCGCGCCTGTCCGGGCCGCTGCTCGACCGCATCGACCTGCACGTCGAAGTGCCGCGCATTCCTCACCGGGACTTGTCCAATCCCGCCGATGCGGAAAGCAGTGCCGCCATCCGTGCCCGCGTCGACGCCGCCCGCGAACTCCAGCGGCAGCGGTTCGCCGGATCGGACATTGTCTGCAACGCTCACATGACCAGCAGGCAACTGCGACGTTTCTGCCGTCTCGACGATCCGGGCCGACAGCTGATGGAGATGGTCACCGACCGGCTCGGCTACTCCGCCCGTACCTATACCCGCATTCTCAAGGTGGCCCGCACCATCGCCGATCTCGCCGGGCAGGAACAGATCCGCCGGGAGCATCTGGCCGAAGCGATCCAGTACCGCTCGCTGGACCGCAAAACCTTTTGA
- a CDS encoding DUF2764 family protein: MATQYYYLITSLPMLRFDAPAPFSSARFVQMVAEHAGRKLAEDLGGLDLLPSGRCSWAAERFWNERETYIRNYLLRHRTADSVETARWLRPCKEVFPGLDHQIKEALVADSPLERERRLDLLRWQMLDEVLLGREFTADALIVYRVRLLLVEKWQRHAVDKGLKTLDALVDKAITQARAKRTAMETNQQDTL; this comes from the coding sequence ATGGCGACGCAATACTACTATCTCATCACCTCTTTGCCCATGCTGCGTTTCGACGCGCCGGCGCCTTTTTCTTCAGCACGGTTTGTGCAAATGGTTGCCGAGCATGCGGGAAGGAAACTCGCGGAAGACCTCGGCGGACTCGACCTGTTGCCCTCCGGGCGTTGCAGCTGGGCCGCGGAGCGCTTCTGGAATGAGCGGGAAACCTACATCCGCAACTATCTTCTGCGCCACAGGACGGCGGATTCCGTCGAAACCGCTCGCTGGCTGCGGCCCTGCAAGGAGGTTTTTCCGGGACTCGATCACCAGATCAAGGAGGCCCTTGTAGCCGACAGTCCCCTTGAACGCGAACGTCGTCTCGATCTGCTGCGCTGGCAGATGCTCGATGAAGTGTTGCTGGGTCGCGAGTTCACGGCCGATGCTTTGATCGTCTACCGGGTGCGTTTGCTGCTTGTGGAAAAATGGCAGCGCCATGCGGTGGATAAAGGTCTGAAAACACTCGATGCCCTGGTCGACAAGGCGATAACCCAGGCACGCGCAAAGCGCACGGCTATGGAGACGAACCAACAGGACACTCTATGA
- a CDS encoding V-type ATP synthase subunit D has translation MAKIKLTKTELKSQREALQRYRRYLPTLQLKKQQLQMEVREVQMTMQRLDLESASVEEGVGQWAELLAAASADQLADLFDVDQWRTSSRNIAGINITVFEELIMDETECDLFLAPQWQEALLKAVKQLTVLRLKRQLLEEQRDALEKELRATSQRVNLFEKVKIPEAIENIRKIRICLDDQQTTAVGRAKIAKGKCAARTVAN, from the coding sequence ATGGCCAAGATCAAACTGACCAAAACGGAACTGAAATCCCAGCGTGAGGCCCTGCAGCGCTACCGGCGCTATCTGCCGACCCTGCAGCTGAAAAAACAGCAGCTGCAAATGGAGGTGCGGGAAGTGCAAATGACCATGCAGCGTCTGGACCTGGAATCGGCGTCTGTCGAGGAGGGGGTTGGTCAGTGGGCGGAACTGCTCGCGGCCGCTTCGGCGGATCAGCTGGCCGACCTGTTCGATGTCGATCAGTGGCGCACCTCTTCCAGAAACATCGCCGGGATCAATATCACCGTTTTTGAAGAACTGATCATGGACGAGACGGAGTGCGACCTGTTCCTCGCTCCGCAGTGGCAGGAAGCACTGCTCAAGGCGGTAAAACAGCTGACGGTGTTGCGCCTGAAACGGCAACTGCTGGAGGAACAGCGTGACGCGCTGGAAAAGGAGTTGCGAGCGACCTCCCAGCGTGTCAACCTTTTCGAAAAAGTCAAGATTCCTGAGGCTATCGAAAATATAAGAAAAATCAGGATCTGCCTGGATGATCAGCAAACCACCGCAGTGGGTCGCGCCAAAATCGCCAAGGGCAAGTGCGCTGCACGCACCGTCGCCAACTGA
- a CDS encoding Na+/H+ antiporter subunit E: MTRVATFFTMLAFWAMLSGMFDAFHFSLGVLSCLLVTLLSHKLLFYGEKKRRWLRGTIGILLYCPWLFWQIVLANLEVAYIVLHPRMYDLIDPRLIRFKTFLRRPITKVTFAQSITLTPGTITVNIHDDEFTVYALTRNAAASLPGEMERRVGRALESTL, translated from the coding sequence ATGACCAGGGTCGCGACTTTTTTCACCATGCTCGCCTTTTGGGCGATGCTGTCGGGCATGTTCGATGCCTTCCATTTTTCCCTGGGAGTTCTCAGTTGCCTGCTGGTTACCCTGCTAAGCCATAAGCTGCTGTTTTACGGTGAAAAAAAGCGCCGTTGGCTGCGAGGCACCATCGGCATCCTGCTGTATTGCCCCTGGCTGTTCTGGCAGATTGTCCTGGCCAACCTTGAGGTGGCCTATATCGTTCTTCATCCCCGCATGTATGACCTCATCGATCCACGTTTGATCCGTTTCAAGACCTTTCTTCGCCGCCCGATAACCAAGGTGACCTTCGCCCAGTCGATCACCCTGACTCCGGGCACCATCACCGTCAATATTCACGATGATGAATTCACCGTTTATGCCCTGACCCGCAATGCCGCCGCTTCCCTGCCTGGTGAAATGGAGCGTCGCGTCGGTCGGGCTCTTGAGTCGACCCTATGA
- a CDS encoding V-type ATP synthase subunit I: MIEPMKKLSLVCLEEHREQTIEQLAELGTVHVHPAQPPDSVQLASLRNRHGRLARAMAVLDNIAPDDRAAICGQSPDAEELCASVMEATAECNTLQTRIDALHLELQELQPWGDFDPETIAALRKNNLVVAFGKSAAGHLPELPEGAVLHKTATFGRQDYFVVVAPAGTTLPFTPLPVSQTTSARELRKQLADSEQALAEQHSLLAALTSCSAVLHDELRQLEAEIAHCVARDGMGQKGRLAYLQGYIPVNKVDSLREAARRQGWALLLSDPDRADRCVPTLVRLPRWVEPIRLVFKSLGVIPGYHEIDISAWFLIFFSLFFAILIGDAGYGAVFLVATVALRKKFPKAPAQPFWLFGELAVCTIVWGVLSGTYFGWTGGGRNIAVLEALTDSIQVQKLCFLIGVIHLAIAHIWNALMIGWRVRAISELGWVLIFCGNFFLAGQMVLGQQVAPGLLWWLYGPGALAVVLFSRPSFNPFKAVAGGLGSLAMNIINSFVDLVSYIRLFAVGAATVAVAQSFNSMALGMQMHPLLKGLAVAVILLLGHGLNIVLCAMSVLVHGIRLNMLEFSGHLGMEWAGVPYRPLAKPSRRKQS, translated from the coding sequence ATGATCGAACCAATGAAAAAACTGTCCCTGGTCTGTCTGGAAGAGCACCGTGAGCAGACCATCGAGCAACTGGCGGAACTCGGCACCGTGCATGTTCATCCGGCGCAGCCACCCGACTCCGTACAGCTGGCCAGCCTGCGCAACAGGCATGGGCGTCTGGCGCGAGCCATGGCCGTTCTTGATAACATCGCCCCCGATGACCGTGCCGCCATCTGTGGCCAGAGTCCCGATGCCGAGGAGCTTTGCGCTTCGGTGATGGAGGCCACCGCCGAATGCAATACGCTCCAAACGCGCATCGACGCTCTGCATCTCGAACTCCAGGAGCTGCAGCCATGGGGTGATTTCGATCCAGAGACGATTGCCGCCCTGCGCAAGAACAACCTTGTTGTGGCCTTCGGAAAAAGCGCGGCCGGCCATCTGCCGGAGCTTCCGGAAGGCGCGGTTCTGCACAAAACGGCTACCTTCGGTCGTCAGGATTACTTCGTGGTGGTTGCCCCCGCGGGCACCACCTTGCCATTCACGCCGTTGCCTGTTTCGCAAACAACCAGTGCCCGGGAGTTGCGCAAGCAGCTGGCGGACAGCGAGCAGGCCCTGGCCGAGCAACACAGCCTGCTGGCCGCATTGACCAGCTGCAGCGCGGTGCTGCACGACGAACTGCGGCAGCTCGAGGCTGAAATCGCCCATTGTGTGGCCCGTGACGGGATGGGGCAAAAAGGCCGGCTGGCTTATCTGCAGGGCTACATTCCCGTCAACAAGGTCGACAGCCTGCGCGAAGCGGCGCGCCGCCAGGGCTGGGCCCTGCTGCTGAGCGATCCGGACCGGGCCGACAGATGCGTGCCGACGCTGGTCAGGCTGCCGCGCTGGGTCGAGCCGATCCGGCTGGTTTTTAAAAGCCTGGGCGTGATACCCGGCTACCACGAGATCGACATCAGCGCCTGGTTCCTGATCTTTTTCTCGCTTTTTTTCGCTATTCTTATCGGCGATGCCGGTTACGGAGCCGTGTTTCTGGTCGCTACCGTTGCCCTGCGGAAAAAATTTCCCAAAGCTCCGGCGCAGCCCTTCTGGCTGTTCGGTGAACTGGCGGTCTGCACCATTGTCTGGGGCGTTTTGTCCGGAACCTATTTCGGCTGGACCGGCGGCGGCAGAAACATTGCCGTGCTGGAGGCGTTGACCGACAGCATCCAGGTGCAGAAACTGTGTTTTCTGATCGGCGTGATTCACCTGGCCATCGCGCATATCTGGAATGCCCTGATGATCGGCTGGCGGGTACGGGCTATCAGCGAACTCGGATGGGTGCTGATTTTCTGTGGAAACTTTTTTCTGGCGGGACAGATGGTGCTGGGTCAGCAGGTGGCTCCGGGACTGCTCTGGTGGCTGTATGGTCCCGGGGCGCTGGCGGTGGTGCTGTTTTCCAGACCCAGCTTCAATCCGTTCAAGGCCGTTGCCGGCGGGCTGGGTTCGCTGGCCATGAACATCATCAACAGCTTCGTCGATCTGGTTTCATACATTCGCCTTTTCGCCGTCGGCGCCGCCACCGTCGCCGTCGCCCAGAGTTTCAACAGCATGGCTCTCGGTATGCAGATGCATCCGCTTCTCAAGGGGCTGGCGGTTGCCGTAATCCTGTTGCTCGGTCACGGGTTGAACATCGTACTATGCGCCATGAGTGTGCTGGTACACGGCATCCGGCTCAACATGCTGGAATTTTCCGGCCATCTGGGTATGGAATGGGCCGGCGTGCCTTACCGGCCGCTGGCAAAGCCCTCGCGTCGCAAACAGTCCTGA